In one window of Trachemys scripta elegans isolate TJP31775 chromosome 5, CAS_Tse_1.0, whole genome shotgun sequence DNA:
- the THEGL gene encoding testicular haploid expressed gene protein-like isoform X2, whose amino-acid sequence MAGWQPVSNFCSYSSDRIRELARPKKPKAAWENYSRLEWGNQETIWPLSLSALTARPTPRIIFLAKPKKIFNGDLQRRCLFLYSCGRMSEIRQRPPLMDLALPSPRILKLAEPKKYQTAYLKQRPRSSPEWPMPTAALTCEASQRVLELARPKSVHPGFVLDRKVETQITDTARMTLTPPRTQRLAQPKVQKNTLCYDRGSPESMIRPVSRSAQQAVANVRTLELAKAKAVSPEYLPARDTERPVTKAAKHAVTTPRIEELSQPCKRPTANLAQFDPDAFLVKESAKKAVCSSRLQNLARPIER is encoded by the exons tttCTAACTTCTGTTCATATTCAAGTGACAG GATCCGAGAACTAGCAAGACCAAAGAAGCCTAAAGCAGCTTGGGAGAACTATAGTAG GTTAGAATGGGGAAATCAGGAGACAATTTGGCCGCTCTCCCTGAGTGCTTTGACGGCTCGGCCAACGCcaagaattatttttctggcCAAACCCAAGAAAATTTTCAATGGTGACCTTCAGCGCAG GTGTCTCTTCTTGTACAGCTGTGGCCGGATGTCAGAGATCCGGCAGCGCCCACCGTTGATGGATTTAGCTTTACCGTCGCCTCGAATATTGAAGTTGGCAGAACCTAAAAAATACCAAACAGCGTATTTAAAACAAAG GCCTCGTAGTTCTCCGGAGTGGCCCATGCCAACAGCTGCACTCACCTGTGAGGCTTCCCAGCGGGTTCTAGAACTTGCGCGTCCCAAATCAGTGCATCCAGGCTTCGTGCTAGACAGAAAG GTTGAAACACAAATTACAGACACTGCGAGGATGACTCTCACCCCCCCAAGAACACAACGTCTTGCCCAGCCGAAGGTTCAGAAGAATACTTTGTGTTACGACCGGGGAAGTCCCGAGTCCATGATCCGTCCA GTATCTAGGTCTGCCCAGCAAGCAGTAGCAAATGTTCGGACACTAGAGTTGGCTAAAGCAAAAGCGGTGTCACCTGAGTATCTGCCTGCCCGTGATACTGAACGGCCAGtgacaaaggcagcaaagcacGCAGTGACTACACCTAGgattgaggaactgtcccagccGTGCAAAAG GCCCACTGCGAACCTTGCTCAGTTTGATCCAGATGCCTTTTTAGTAAAGGAGTCTGCTAAGAAGGCAGTTTGCTCCAGCAGGCTTCAAAATCTAGCACGCCCTATTGAGCGCTGA
- the THEGL gene encoding testicular haploid expressed gene protein-like isoform X3: MAGWQPVSNFCSYSSDRIRELARPKKPKAAWENYSSRLEWGNQETIWPLSLSALTARPTPRIIFLAKPKKIFNGDLQRSCGRMSEIRQRPPLMDLALPSPRILKLAEPKKYQTAYLKQRPRSSPEWPMPTAALTCEASQRVLELARPKSVHPGFVLDRKVETQITDTARMTLTPPRTQRLAQPKVQKNTLCYDRGSPESMIRPVSRSAQQAVANVRTLELAKAKAVSPEYLPARDTERPVTKAAKHAVTTPRIEELSQPCKRPTANLAQFDPDAFLVKESAKKAVCSSRLQNLARPIER, translated from the exons tttCTAACTTCTGTTCATATTCAAGTGACAG GATCCGAGAACTAGCAAGACCAAAGAAGCCTAAAGCAGCTTGGGAGAACTATAGTAG TAGGTTAGAATGGGGAAATCAGGAGACAATTTGGCCGCTCTCCCTGAGTGCTTTGACGGCTCGGCCAACGCcaagaattatttttctggcCAAACCCAAGAAAATTTTCAATGGTGACCTTCAGCGCAG CTGTGGCCGGATGTCAGAGATCCGGCAGCGCCCACCGTTGATGGATTTAGCTTTACCGTCGCCTCGAATATTGAAGTTGGCAGAACCTAAAAAATACCAAACAGCGTATTTAAAACAAAG GCCTCGTAGTTCTCCGGAGTGGCCCATGCCAACAGCTGCACTCACCTGTGAGGCTTCCCAGCGGGTTCTAGAACTTGCGCGTCCCAAATCAGTGCATCCAGGCTTCGTGCTAGACAGAAAG GTTGAAACACAAATTACAGACACTGCGAGGATGACTCTCACCCCCCCAAGAACACAACGTCTTGCCCAGCCGAAGGTTCAGAAGAATACTTTGTGTTACGACCGGGGAAGTCCCGAGTCCATGATCCGTCCA GTATCTAGGTCTGCCCAGCAAGCAGTAGCAAATGTTCGGACACTAGAGTTGGCTAAAGCAAAAGCGGTGTCACCTGAGTATCTGCCTGCCCGTGATACTGAACGGCCAGtgacaaaggcagcaaagcacGCAGTGACTACACCTAGgattgaggaactgtcccagccGTGCAAAAG GCCCACTGCGAACCTTGCTCAGTTTGATCCAGATGCCTTTTTAGTAAAGGAGTCTGCTAAGAAGGCAGTTTGCTCCAGCAGGCTTCAAAATCTAGCACGCCCTATTGAGCGCTGA
- the THEGL gene encoding testicular haploid expressed gene protein-like isoform X1, producing MAGWQPVSNFCSYSSDRIRELARPKKPKAAWENYSSRLEWGNQETIWPLSLSALTARPTPRIIFLAKPKKIFNGDLQRRCLFLYSCGRMSEIRQRPPLMDLALPSPRILKLAEPKKYQTAYLKQRPRSSPEWPMPTAALTCEASQRVLELARPKSVHPGFVLDRKVETQITDTARMTLTPPRTQRLAQPKVQKNTLCYDRGSPESMIRPVSRSAQQAVANVRTLELAKAKAVSPEYLPARDTERPVTKAAKHAVTTPRIEELSQPCKRPTANLAQFDPDAFLVKESAKKAVCSSRLQNLARPIER from the exons tttCTAACTTCTGTTCATATTCAAGTGACAG GATCCGAGAACTAGCAAGACCAAAGAAGCCTAAAGCAGCTTGGGAGAACTATAGTAG TAGGTTAGAATGGGGAAATCAGGAGACAATTTGGCCGCTCTCCCTGAGTGCTTTGACGGCTCGGCCAACGCcaagaattatttttctggcCAAACCCAAGAAAATTTTCAATGGTGACCTTCAGCGCAG GTGTCTCTTCTTGTACAGCTGTGGCCGGATGTCAGAGATCCGGCAGCGCCCACCGTTGATGGATTTAGCTTTACCGTCGCCTCGAATATTGAAGTTGGCAGAACCTAAAAAATACCAAACAGCGTATTTAAAACAAAG GCCTCGTAGTTCTCCGGAGTGGCCCATGCCAACAGCTGCACTCACCTGTGAGGCTTCCCAGCGGGTTCTAGAACTTGCGCGTCCCAAATCAGTGCATCCAGGCTTCGTGCTAGACAGAAAG GTTGAAACACAAATTACAGACACTGCGAGGATGACTCTCACCCCCCCAAGAACACAACGTCTTGCCCAGCCGAAGGTTCAGAAGAATACTTTGTGTTACGACCGGGGAAGTCCCGAGTCCATGATCCGTCCA GTATCTAGGTCTGCCCAGCAAGCAGTAGCAAATGTTCGGACACTAGAGTTGGCTAAAGCAAAAGCGGTGTCACCTGAGTATCTGCCTGCCCGTGATACTGAACGGCCAGtgacaaaggcagcaaagcacGCAGTGACTACACCTAGgattgaggaactgtcccagccGTGCAAAAG GCCCACTGCGAACCTTGCTCAGTTTGATCCAGATGCCTTTTTAGTAAAGGAGTCTGCTAAGAAGGCAGTTTGCTCCAGCAGGCTTCAAAATCTAGCACGCCCTATTGAGCGCTGA